The Gossypium hirsutum isolate 1008001.06 chromosome A03, Gossypium_hirsutum_v2.1, whole genome shotgun sequence genome contains the following window.
ACACGATGGATTCACAATCCATTGCCTTTATCCACTTGGCTACATCCGCCCCTCCCTAAATAAATTATCAATGGTATTATCGTTGATGCTACCATCAAGTTGataggagaaattattttatggactctTCCCATCATATCATTCATGGTCCCTTTCCAattatttcatgaatttttttatttcattgatacataattttggtaattttttttacccTGAACTCCGGACACAAAACCATGATCCTTGAACCCTAAATCTTGACCTTAGACCCCAAACTCAAACCTTGAACATTGAATCTCAAACCATGAACTTGGACCtaaacttaaaccctaaatttGAGATTTGGGGTCGgtattttgggtttagggtttgagTTCGAGGTTcaagattttattaattttttcatttcattgatacataattttggtaattttttttacccTGAACTCTAAACACAAAACCATGACCCTTGAACCTCGAGTCTTGACCTTAGACCCCAAACTCAAACTTTAAACATTGAATCTCAAACCCTAATCTTTAGACTTAAACTCAAAtcctaaatcttaaaccctaaacttaagaTTTGAGTTTAGCATTTTAGGTTTAGTGTTTGAGTTTAAAGTTCAAGATTTAGGGCTCGAATTCGGggtttaaggaaaaaaattatcaaaattatatatcatgaaaaaaattgctaaaatatcattaaataattaaaaagggaCCATGGATGATACGGTGGGAAAgtccaaaaaataatttctaaattgATAGAGAGAAAGATTTGGTTTCTTTGTTGTTcgtatcttttcttttcctttctataattaaaattaaaataattatttaatttattttattttaaactttaaactttgaaattatttgatatatctTGTCTAACGTAAGATTCAATGaaccttatttaaaaaaaatacattttttaattttttaagaaaatgaattttattgataacatataaaatgAACAGGAACTTGAATCGACTCTGTATATGTTGTGAAGTGTGAAGGGCAGTAAGGTTAAGGTTGGAATGGGCAAATTGGGCTCTGCTCCAACCAAGTCGGGCCTGGAGTGCAAGCTCCAATTGTTGTTCGGCTGCCGACGCACTCAAACACCGCGTCAACCAGCCCCACACCCTACCCAGCCAGGGTCCCTATTTTATTTATGTCATTCTTCCCTTCATATTCTTTCTTACATACTGGAAATTAGTTTAACATTATATTTTCAAATCTAGGATTTTAAATCTCTTTTGTTGTGATATCagagtaaaatataaaaatatatttattaaaattctaATATTGAACTTCTTAAAAGAATAATCACATGTGAACCATAATAAACCTTGAATTTTGCATTTATTCttatctaacattttctttttgggGTATTAATGGTCacattttcaattctcaattgaCTTGAATTAATGAGAGATAATATCCATGTCTGATTTGCAGGACAGCATGACACCCTTTTACAAGTTGCCATGGTCGGTCATCCTActtgttttcttttgattttcttaGCTTAAGTACTTGTCCTCTTATTgactttcttttaaaaattagacGCAAATAAACCCTAATCATTTCCATTTCTTTGGATTATTCTCCAACTCTAACAAAGAATATAATGTATGTACCAACACCCTTTAAGCAAATTTGTTAGCTTCAATAAATAAGCCCTAAAATAAATGGAAGTCAAATGATTCCCTAATCCTATATATGCTTGGTAAGAATTTCTGGTCCCATTTAGGTTTTGGGTTAATcttacatgaaaattttaaagtaaaccTTTTTTCCTTGTAAGCtatagattttgttaaacaaatcCAATAAAAAAGGGTTGTAAATTGGACATGGTCCAATGTTTGAAACAGTGTGTTACAGTTGTTAATGGTAGcagaatttgagaaaaaaaagcatatacctcaaaaaaaaattcaacattacATCATACTCATAATGTATATCATCACAAAAAACCTTtgtatatttgtttttattttatattttattaattatccAAATTACAAGTACTACTTGACAGGGGATGTAGACTTATTTTtgtttgtcaatttttttttactaatttatataattttaaatgttcTCAGATGTTCCATTTACGGGTTGTGAGTAAGCCAGTAAGGTTCTTGCATCAAAGGGCTGCTTTTTTTGCTCACTTTgttccctctctctctctctctttctctctctctctgacTTTCTCTTTTTCCTCCCTTGGCCCAAAGTAAATTCAGAAGGAAAATAGAAAGTTAAAGAAAGGGGAAAATCTAAAGCCTTTTGCTTTCTTCTGTTCAAGTTCTGCATCAAGTTGTTATAGCTTTCTGTAAGTTTCAAGGGCTCTCCTCTCTTCTGGGTTTGCTTTTGTTTTCTATGTTGTTTTTGCTTTTTTCTTCTTGTTGTTATGTTATCTTCTGTTTCAGTTCATCACcttttataattcatatatatatatattggttcatagtttccatgattgaTGCTAGTTCGGTGTTTTTGATAAAACCCAGATCCTGTCATCATTTGACCCAACTGACTTTGGCTGCTGATTTGGGGAAGAAGAGGTAACGGGGAACTACATAGAATTAGAAACCTGGAGctttttcttaattcttgaagttTGTAGTTTTGCCTTCCAGTTTTGAGtggatttgtttttttcttttatttctgttGAAGTTAAGTCAAAAGGTTTTATCTTTCTGTTTTATATTTGTACTGAGCAAAACAAGTAGTCAAATTTTGGGTATAGGATGATTGGTAAGAGCAAGAGTGTTTGCTTTGGTAGATGCTTTTGGggtttttcaaaatttcatcctGATAGAGGTTTCTACTTCTGGGATAGTTTATAGGGTTTTCCTCTCTGATTTTGGAGTTAAAGTTCCCTTCTCTTAATGGACTAGGTTATGCTGTAGAGGAAAATTGAATAAGGGTTGGTTCATTGTGGATTTGGTtctttattttgatttgaaaatgatCAAGCAGATACTAGGCAGGCTTCCTCGAAAGCCATCTAAGTCGTCTGAGAATCGTGAATTTGGGGGTTCGTCTGCTCCTCCTTTGAGTAATCCCTCCCACTCCAGAAGCAGTGATATCGTGGGTAATCATAGGCTGCTAATTGATAACGCCCCTCTTCCTGGCCCTAATTCTGCTTCTACTTTCGGATATAGCCATGGAAGTAGACCCTCCCAAGTTGTTGATCAAAAACTTAACGGGAACTCAGGAACTGCTCCATATGAAGCTTTGCCGGGATTTAAGGATGTTCCTAGCTCTGAGAAGCAAAGCTTGTTTCTTAGAAAGCTGAGCTTCTGTTGCGTTGTATTTGATTTCTCTGACCCAATGAAGAACTTGAAAGAGAAGGACATCAAGCGACAGACGTTACTTGAGCTTGTGGATTATGTTAGTTCTGCGAATGGAAAGTTTTCTGAATCCGTTATGCAAGAAGCTGTGAAGATGGTGTCTGCCAACCTGTTTCGACCTCTTACTCCACAGCCTCGTGAAAACAAGGTGCTAGAAGCCTTCGATTTGGAAGAGGAAGAGCCATTGGTGGACCATGCATGGCCTCACTTGCAAATTGTATATGAATTCTTTCTGAGATTTGTGGCATCTCCCGAAACTGATGCGAAGTTGGCCAAGAGATATATTGACCATTCTTTTGTTCTTAAATTATTGGATCTCTTTGATTCTGAAGATCCAAGGGAGAGGGAGTATCTAAAAACAATTCTGCATCGTATCTATGGCAAGTTTATGGTGCATCGTCCGTATATCAGGAAAGCTATTAACTATATTTTCTTCCGTTTTATTTTTGAAACGGAGAAGCATAATGGGATAGCTGAGCTTTTAGAGGTTTTGGGAAGTATAATCAATGGGTTTGCTCTACCACTCAAAGAAGAGCACAAGTTATTCCTTGTCCGGGCACTAATACCCCTTCACAAACCAAAATGCTTGCCGATGTACCACCAGCAGTTGTCTTACTGCATCACGCAGTTTGTCGAGAAAGACTGCAAACTAGCTGATACTGTTATAAGGGGATTGTTGAAATACTGGCCAATTACTAATAGCTCAAAGGAAGTCATGTTCCTTAGTGAGCTTGAAGAAATTTTGGAAGCTACTCAGCCTGCTGAATTTCAGAGATGTATGGTACCCTTGTTCCAAAAAATTGCACGATGTTTGAGCAGTTCACACTTTCAGGTAATATGCCTTTTAgcttttcaaatttcttttcatatcCTATCGTCTGAAATGCCCTTGTCAAAAGTTCCATCTGTCCTGTACTAATCCTAAAAAATCATTCTTCTCTTTAAAGAATCTAAATGGAGTGATAGAGTAGTTCTTTCATCTCTCTCCAGGTGTCTTCTATTATCATCTTTCCAGATTGAGATAATTAAGAGGATGGACTCTATGTTAGCAAATTAGATCTTATAAAGTCCTCAATGATGTTTCTGTGCTTCTCTCTGTTGTACACCGGTCTATATGCTTGAGCTTATGAGATCAAAACCATGCTGGTTGTGCATAAGCCTGCTATTTTCTCGCTTTCGAGGTCTAAATTACTTGTTAAATAATCCTCATTGGTATAATTCATAACTCATAATAGTCTTTCGATGGGTGATTTGACACTTAAAATCCAAATATCTAGGTGTTAACTTAACAGTAGCCTGCTTCTTGttggccaaaaaaaaaaaggatagcCAGCTTGTTATTGGCATAATTGCGTAAAATATGTGCCAAGTTAGTTAGCTATTAAACATGCTGAGGAATTCTACTGGATAATCTTTTATTGACTTGAAtatggaaaatgattgatgttttGGCTGTGCATCAATAATTGATACATCCATGCACCTATATATTTGTTTGCTTCCGAACTTTTATAGGTTCGGAGTTGTATTGAATGTTTTTCCTAGCAGTCCTTTTTGTTTTACTATTTGAATTTCCTATCTAGCTATCTCTAATAAGGGCACTTGAGAATGTTACTAAAGTGCAAGTGGACAAAAGCAGAAGTATGGTGGAATTCAGTTGATAGTCTGCTGTTACCATATTTCTGTGGTCGTCCAGGTTGCAGTTGTTGACTTATTCGAATGCTGGTGGTAGCATGGCGATGAATGTGGTCTTGAATCTTGATCACTCTGGTGCTTGTTTTGGTTAAATAGTTGTTGgagataattataatttaaatacgGTCAAGTTTCATAGGCTTAATAGAGTGTAAAATTTGACTTTGTGCCACCTGGGTTTTAGTTGAAAGGAAAATTGCTTTCACCATGGCAGGAAAGATGTGAATCTTGTGCTATTACATATTAACAGTAAGAGGTTTAACCATTTAATGGCTTGTTGCTAAAACTTGGGGCTGCATGTACACACTGGTTGAGTTTCATAGGCTTGTTAGAAAGCATATATTTGATTTCATATGAACCTGGTCTTGAGAGATTCTAGTTCAAGGAAAAAATTGCTTTTCATTTGGCAGGAAGGATGTGTATTGTGTGCTATTACGTGCAAAGATTAAGTGGTTTAACCAGTTTGTGGGTTGTTTCTAGAGCTTGggcttcaaatatatatatatattcttcgcAAATAAATTGATGGCTTACTGACTCTTGATGGTTTCGTTATTCTTTATGACACCACGGAGCTGGTTTGGACATACTAAAATGGACAATAATATGTTGTCTTTCATCGTTCGAGTGGTTTGTGCATTGTTATGATAATATAGTTCAATTTATGGTGTTACCATGTAAAAACCAAATTATTATGTTTCCATAATAAATCCTTTAGTTACAGTATATGGCAATTTactatcaaaaaataattttcccTTCATTGACAAGAATTTAGTTAGTGAAGTTTTGTGTAAGATTCAAGTTCTTGGTATGAAATCTGAAGATTTCAGTTTGGTTCTGACATCTGCTGAAATGCTTGGTTATATTTGCAATGGATTTTTGGGATTTCAGATAATTGATTCTTGCTTTTACAGGTAGCAGAGAGGGCTTTGTACTTGTGGAATAACGATCACATCGAGAGCTTGATTAGACAAAACCGCAGAGTTATACTGCCCATTATATTCCCTGCCTTGGAGCAAAATGGGCATAACCATTGGAACCAGGTTGTACAGAGCTTGACGCTTAATGTTCGCAAGATTTTTTCTGATACCGATCCTGAGCTATTCGAGGAATGCTTGAACAAGTTTCAAGAAAATACAGAAAAGCGGGAAGAGATCAAAACAAAACACGAAGCGGCCTGGAAGCGCATAGAAGAGATTGCGGTATCAAATGCTGCAAATGGTGAAGCAGTTCTTGTTCCTCATGTCGTAGCTTCAGAAACATCATGAGTACCCTTGGTGATTTGACTGGACTCTAGTCAAGTGTCTATTTCTTTTATCGTTTGCTGCAGCCCACTAGACGGTTGAAGTGGTTAGAGAAGTTGAATACTCAATGTTTTGCACCAAAAATCGAGTTGGCCTGGATGGTCAAGAACATCTTTTCTGCGGCATCAGGTCCGACACTTGTGGTACTCATACAAAGCAAATAGAAGGTAGTATCTGGTCTCAAAACTATTTTAGCTCTTGTTTTAGAGAATCATACGAACCATCTACAGTGACAGGTAATTTATGTTGTTCATCTCGGTTTTTTATTTGTTCCTCACTTGATGGCATATATGTATAATCTAAGCTTACCTTTTGTTTACAAATGAGAACTTGCATTGGTGTGTGtatgtttaatataaatattgataGATTGGGATGATGAGCTTTATTGGAGTTTGATGCTATTTTCTTTATTACAAGTAATGGAAGGGATTTATAAATGTAGAAATCAATTTGAAGTTCTGTCTTCCTTGCATGCATGCACGCACGCACATACGTATACAGTATGAggaaataatttcataaatatttcaaCAATATAGTTGTTctatttcatataaattattgTTGGGACGAAACGGAAGCACAGTCGGTGTTCTTTTACTTAATACAAAGAAGAACAAAGAGTTGAGAATGTCATCTAAAATAAGGCATCCCTTCCATTAATGATTCCATTTCTTTCTATTGGGATCAAATACAGAAAACAGACGGTTTGCATTCTTGTTTAATCATCCTATATACCTACTCACCATTTTtcttcatatgcatttttaattatcaactttttaaatatatataccaaaataataattttgattcattaatttataattaaattaattttaaatagatgatgaaaatataaattttctttatttcttgtacATTGCAATCTTTTAATGTTTTCATtctcattcattttttttcaatcatgtctaaatataaaattatattttaatagctCCAATATATCCGTTCACTCATATTTTACATTCAtccatgaaataaataaaaaataaaaaaatcaaagattacAAATTCATATAccacaaattcaaaaatgtgtTTCAGTTCAATAATTGCAAAATATTGGCTATATCAATGGTAGATCTTACATTTGAAAAGAGGGAGAAAACAAAAAACTGCCTtgccattgttttttttttttttggtattgcAATTGTAGTATGATTTTCTTCATTAGCATAGATAGTTCAatattgtatgctcatcctataataataatattaatatcataacaacaaattaatttaattaaaaaaaaacaaaacacgaCGAGCATTAGTAAAGAAAATTGCTAGTATTATCATACATGTTCGTGTATCCTACCTTGTAAGGTTACGAGGAGTATTTGCATGTCTCCCTTGCGAGATTGTGAGGATATCAGTTACGGGTTGAATTCTAAATTATAAGGCTGAATTAGATTTCAAGTTAtgaaattttctataaaaatttgGTTAACTTTAAAAGAAATTGGGCCAATATAAGGTTTTTCTCCTTTTCCCCCAAGTTgatttaacaatatatataactttaaaaGAAATTGCTAGTATTATCGTATGGATGATTCGTGGTCCGATTGCTGTTTTTaatagttaatattttttattttatcccgATTCAATATATTAACTAATTATCAATCCAATTTTTAAAACCCTTTTtaacataaatatatgtaattacacttaattttaattattgcaTGACTTCTCAAACCTACACTAACTAAAAGAATGAAGGCACGAATTCATGCGACATGATTACAGTTGTTTTCATTACAAAAGCATAATTAATTAaacacaataaataataaattgtgaaatatctAACATAACATTTATTAGATTATGACACACGTACTGAAAATTATATGTAATGAATTTTATGTGATGGCCTGATAGTTAAGGGTATTCACTACTCCAGGGGTAGCTTGAGTTTGAATCGTGTTAGTCGCGTTTGTTGTTTGGGCTTTACCCTGTTATtgtaattcatcaaataaataaataaattaaagaaaaaaacaaatatggatttgaataaaatagtaaagttgagatattaaaagataaaagtattttaaactcaaatcttattatgtgtaaatatttttttaaaattttatataattctcaaaataatatttattgttttgtaaaacttaaattttttttagtcacTTTATGTATGTTAAGATCCAATTGTTGAATaacattaaatcaattaaaattttaaatatagtgtaaatatatatatatatatatataaacatcatttctttttgGTAGAAAGAAGAGGGCACAGCTCATTGTCAAGAAACATAAACTAAAAGAAATTAAGCACGAAAGCCTGTATCCAGGTCACCACAAAGAGAAGTCAAACAGCTAGGAGGTGGCGCAGCAAACGTTCGCCAATCATGCCAACCGATGGCCGTGAGTTTTGCCATGGAATCTGCTACCATGTTCGCTTCACGGAGAATGTGACGAATGGAaccattttatgcaattttatattttcaaatttacatatgaattttggtataatatgtaaaatatatcaattttcataaataattaatataattatcaatataagattattttatatttatatattacatatataaataattgtaattattcagtataattttttttaatgtatttatttatttaaatgtatataattaaatcaaaataaaaatttaatagatacatttaaataaaaatcaaagtttaaTGTATATAATTACGTAAAATTaaagttttctttttatataattttggattctttacctaaataatataaaaaaatttactaaaatgagATAACAGGGGCATTATTTACGAAACAAGACAAATTGTACAGTAAAAAATTATGTCCCCTGATCAATCGGCTCCACCAACCTTACCTTCCACCAATGATTGCACTGatgatttgttttgatttttttttctttggtgtCGTTTGAGAAATCGACAGCACTGTATTATATTGGCcctgtatttttatattatatcatgtaaaaaaattttaatggtgCCACCTAACAcaaaattaatgtataaattttttattaaacttaaaaaataaactaaaaccgaaatttaaggttaaattagtgaCTAACTGGTCACGTCGATGGCAGACCAGTGCTGCCTGATAGCACGATGGCACTGGCCTGATGGCCTGACACCAAAGTAACAAGTTAGTCACAAATTCAGTGATAAACTAGGgattcaacttaaaaaaaaaattataataaaataaacatttcatTATTACAAAAGGGGTGGGTTTGGTCCCCCAACCCCCACACAAACATTCATTCTGATAACAAAAAAAACCTAAGGTTTCTCCCTCCCCAGCCGAAAAAGAAAattgtaatattaaattttttttgtaataatccTTATTAATAGTTTAGATTTGTGTTAAAAGTTTATTAATTGATAAGATTagtattaaggtatgttaattttgaaaattattaaaattttgttagtttagaTATTTGTAATATTATATGTTTGTTTGAATTATTAGAATTGTGTATGTTTATTTTGTAGTGTATgtttatttgtgtttttaatataataaaacatctattatatttatggtagtgttTTACCTTTCTCAAATTGGGTCGAGCTTGGGCAAAAAGTAAGCCCATTTTTCAGGCTGAATCAGGACTCGACATGAAAAATTAATCATGTTTTATCATAAATGTCTGAAAGTGTTAGTGTTTTGACCAATACTCTTTCTTTCTATTGTCTCTCACCAATATAATTTGAGGGTAAACTACGTTAGAAATCACCTATCTAATGGTAATTTcttttagtcactcaactattcaaatttttcattttttgtcaCTACCCATTAAATCATTAACAGAAAAATAACTTGGCAGCTTTAAAAATTAGCACAATAGCAATTttaaccttcaacatttatacattgtatcAGTTTTGTCCAGATCCCCAAAAAATTAACCTTTAACCTTTATACATTGTGTAATCTAGTCTTTTTTTTGTACTCTTACTTTTATTTGtaatattgagggttaattttaaaagaatgagaaaagatgaaaattattatcttgaattttcgggtgttttcattttttgtatattactgatcaaatttagttgatagattTGATTTTTGTAAATGTAAATATTGAGTGATAAATTTTTCAGAATCAATACTAAATTGATGCAATGcataaatgttgagagttaaagtTACTATTATGTTAGTTTTAAAAGTTGTGATGTCATTTTCCCTTTTGTCATTTAACAACCagtaaccaaaaaataaaaaatcgaataagtaaattaccattttgtagtattcataattaagtaattacaagtataatttatttataattttatcatctcgcgataaataaacttttttaaaatttcttttcatCATAAAAATGTCTTGATTTATTTAGATTGGTCCCAATTTCCATCAAATATTTTAGTACAACTTTTGTATAGGATTCAAAAATTGTACTACATCATTATTTGATAATGTAGGATTTAAAGATTGTATTATATCATTATTTGATTtctgtttaaaatatattaaagtacaaaaaaaatataaaatctaaataaaattttaaatatatataatttgataaaaaccagcatcaattatcaaaattGCCTTTAATGTTGTGCTATAAGATAGGGATTAGTGTTTTTTGACCGAGAAATTTTGACAATGAATTtagttttgttgttttatttgattttgaaaaacaaaaacgtTCTTCAAATAGTGGCTGCTCACTAAGGTGGAAAGAATTTGGCGGGGGATCAGCCATAGTTTGACGTGTGAGGTTTGTCGACATATCATCGAAGATTTGCTGCATGCTATTCGGGACTATCCTTCAACAGAGAAATTTGGAACCTTTTAATTCATACTGATTGACTTGTTAGTTTTTAGTCTGGTAATTTATAGGATTGGATCATTTAAAACTTACAGAATGAATATGATCTTGGCTTTGAGGAGGTTGATTGGTAATGTTTATTTGGGATCCTCATCTGGAGCATATggaaaaatcgtaatttatttattttttagggtgCGTCTTGGAGCAGTAATGACATAATTAAGGTCTCATATAGCTGGGTCAAACACTTTATGATGTCCGGTAGGAGGCATACAAGTTCGTTTTGGAGTACTTGTGTAACGGCCCCAAATTCTCAAGTCAACGTTTGAGTTTTGACCTGGGTTGGcaatgaataaatttattttaggatTGAGTTTTGTTGGACTTAATTTGGGTGAATTTTGAACcttttataagaaattaaggATGTTGGGAAGGGAAGATGGATAGCTAATATGGTGATTGTACCATTTTTCCCTATATTATAATCAccctattgtttttttttctttttacatttcttcattttttcttcttcttttctccatctatttttccttaGCAAGTCATGTAGAGGGAGAGAGATTTGAGTGAGTtctaacaatttttttcatcCTTCAAATCTCAAAGAAGATAAGATCTtaatctagtttttttttttaaagttccatggaagaaaaaaaatatctaTGTTCATCAAGGATGAAGGTGGAATTTTTTGAGTGTTTGGAAGGGTTTGAGTTTGAGGAAGTCTCTACCcattctcatattttatttatttatttatttaaagtatgCATTTTTACATCCTATCGACTTTTTCTTTTGTGGGAAATCTTGTGTGTTACATAGTTATTAGTTAAAGAGGGTGGTGAATCTTCTAAAGCTAAGGGTAAATGTAAAGTGGTGGAGAGTTAGGCAAGAAACTTTGTTGGTGTTCTTCCATCAAGGTGGTACCCTTTAACTCTCCTATCTAATTTCTTGATAAGTCATAAATATGATGTTTGTGTGATAATGCATGCACGTTATATGTCTTTGGGTGGAAATCTTGTTTGGATGATTTAAAATGAAGCTAAAAACTTAGTTGTGAAATCTGCCAGAAACaaattattacataattttaagtttaaaaattcgTCATAAAttctgtaaaaataattaaaaagtgatCTTTACATCTTTGTAACTGTGAGTTAGTCTAGTTTTGTTTGAAACAAACAGAGATcgatttagatttttattttaaaatatatgaatttttgagtgTTGAAAGGTCATAAAAATCTAGCAGcagaatttttataaaatagatttagtagtgactttgaaaaataaccaaaaatttgACAAGATAAAATAGGAAGTGAGCCTTAAATCTCTATATCGTACAGAAGTCTAATTTCGTTTAAAACAAATGATGCTCGATTTAGAATTATATATTAagagttattaatttttgaatgagAAAAGGTCAGAATGTCAAGGTAGCAGACAATCACATctcattagttaatattttagctGGAATGATAAGGAAGTTGAAACGAGTATGAGACTCGAATGTCATAGTTGTATTTTTGTGATTATATGTTTGATGCTTTGTTTGCGCTCAGCCTTCAGGCTCTAACCTAACTAGTAGCCATGAGTGGAGCTCGGGATAACCCTACGGATACCTGGGACTATTTGACTAGCGGCCATGAGTGGCGTGGGACTATCCAGATACCTGATTATTTGAACAGTAT
Protein-coding sequences here:
- the LOC107886506 gene encoding serine/threonine protein phosphatase 2A 57 kDa regulatory subunit B' theta isoform, with amino-acid sequence MIKQILGRLPRKPSKSSENREFGGSSAPPLSNPSHSRSSDIVGNHRLLIDNAPLPGPNSASTFGYSHGSRPSQVVDQKLNGNSGTAPYEALPGFKDVPSSEKQSLFLRKLSFCCVVFDFSDPMKNLKEKDIKRQTLLELVDYVSSANGKFSESVMQEAVKMVSANLFRPLTPQPRENKVLEAFDLEEEEPLVDHAWPHLQIVYEFFLRFVASPETDAKLAKRYIDHSFVLKLLDLFDSEDPREREYLKTILHRIYGKFMVHRPYIRKAINYIFFRFIFETEKHNGIAELLEVLGSIINGFALPLKEEHKLFLVRALIPLHKPKCLPMYHQQLSYCITQFVEKDCKLADTVIRGLLKYWPITNSSKEVMFLSELEEILEATQPAEFQRCMVPLFQKIARCLSSSHFQVAERALYLWNNDHIESLIRQNRRVILPIIFPALEQNGHNHWNQVVQSLTLNVRKIFSDTDPELFEECLNKFQENTEKREEIKTKHEAAWKRIEEIAVSNAANGEAVLVPHVVASETS